A genomic window from Thunnus maccoyii chromosome 2, fThuMac1.1, whole genome shotgun sequence includes:
- the stox2a gene encoding storkhead-box protein 2 isoform X1 encodes MEKLLQIAPHSLALVLSRVCGEDKEDSPSSSSSSQAVLSVKLEHHVGYEVFADFKATNMQHYWNKALTHALSEIFFLGWIDEHVLLIQGKEVHLQVLRNGWTRRTLKPPQGFDIKCMGDVSPISMSPISQSQFIPLGEILCLAISAMNSAHKPVNQEALVEHLTASFPGVPTPSSEVLRHTLNMLVRERKIYPTPEGYFIVTPQTYFITPSLIRTNNKWYHLDDRLQERQPQQQQQQQQQQPQQCTSPQSGNVTPSTPGCLRERPARKNHNDSYNSYREDPPRHHASALQSKSPKEHRGDSYQSKPPKDHNGGEPPPSTSAKEHRGEPPSYPYPPLPTSPPVQQPPPQEPADKSKSITSFPYKTDTLTKKKEGSGGSGSGEKQSKRFGLRLFRLSFKKDKMRQLATFSAQFPPEEWPLRDEDVPTTPIPREVEMEIIRRINPDLTVENVARHTAVMKRLEEERTQKNKAGSSAQHSARSRRGRGHRRAPHGKSRSHSKPRTSRGDPSEGSNWDLVFMERDYRFFSHSLVRSPREAMYTMERRRSGGAAYLVHSNPNITESYCPVTPEWDVSGELAKRRTEMPFPEPSRGTCQSRVQRSHSHNQDRKSRHERSDQAKERSRSMDNSLKGPTLGAPEDFDPSLEERSHYYTDDGTLRATQKSSHYSRIMFSAAKFHSDFNVPDLGKGSLDESRIRSTMERNKSRDSLPTYNELMGLSPKPSTDEYFQCNTSNETILTAPSPQAKSEYDTLTSSGGLRKGSPADRQTPHLTSPHTMEYKEELSAAKGQNGSVRLTPSQTPEPVQNARLTPHQHNVDPGGGGGGIVIKRKEIFSKDTLFKPPHNALSTGYVDSSYTKSGTLRKASHAKSTEALDNPEPQQPSNSATSSASPAVLQGCLEPTVPSASFDYYNVSDDEEEEEAEEDSHKELATAEDNKDHGEGGGNGGGSGGGGEGTMQWLLEREKDHDLQRKLETNLTLLSPKETENSSSQKSAHSARLDSMDSSSVTVDSGFNSPRTRESLASNTSSIVESNRRQNPALSPGHIGTSSIGLPFSFRAIPEPPTTQPEKLQKSSNCLASITSV; translated from the exons CGTGCTCTCAGTAAAGTTAGAGCATCACGTCGGCTACGAGGTCTTCGCTGACTTTAAAGCCACCAACATGCAGCACTACTGGAACAAGGCGCTGACACACGCGCTGTCGGAGATTTTCTTCCTCGGCTGGATAGATGAGCATGTGCTGCTGATCCAGGGGAAAGAAGTTCACCTTCAAGTCCTCAGGAACGGGTGGACGAGACGGACCCTAAAACCACCACAGGGCTTTGACATCAAGTGCATGG GTGACGTGTCTCCGATCAGTATGTCACCTATCAGCCAGTCACAGTTCATCCCGCTGGGGGAGATCTTGTGCCTGGCCATCTCTGCTATGAACTCTGCCCACAAGCCTGTCAACCAGGAGGCTCTGGTGGAGCACCTCACTGCCAGCTTCCCAG GCGTGCCTACACCCAGCTCGGAGGTTCTGCGACATACCCTGAACATGCTGGTGCGAGAGAGGAAGATCTATCCAACTCCAGAGGGCTACTTCATTGTCACTCCCCAGACCTACTTTATCACTCCCTCCCTCATCAGAACCAACAACAAGTGGTATCACCTGGATGATCGGCTGCAAGAGCGCCAAccgcaacagcagcagcagcagcagcagcagcaacctcAGCAATGCACTTCGCCTCAGTCTGGCAACGTCACACCATCCACACCTGGCTGCTTGAGAGAGAGGCCTGCACGAAAGAATCATAATGACTCATATAATTCCTATCGCGAAGACCCGCCCAGACATCACGCCTCTGCGCTCCAAAGTAAGTCACCAAAGGAGCACAGGGGAGATTCCTATCAAAGTAAACCGCCCAAGGACCACAATGGTGGAGAACCTCCACCGAGCACGTCAGCCAAGGAGCACCGAGGAGAACCGCCGTCATACCCCTATCCCCCTCTCCCCACTTCCCCTCCTGTCCAGCAACCGCCGCCTCAAGAGCCAGCCGATAAGAGCAAAAGCATCACTTCTTTCCCTTATAAAACTGACACTCTGaccaaaaagaaagaaggaagtgGTGGCAGCGGAAGTGGTGAGAAGCAGTCCAAAAGGTTTGGGCTCAGACTCTTCAGACTGAGTTTCAAGAAGGACAAAATGAGACAGTTGGCCACCTTCTCAGCCCAGTTCCCCCCAGAGGAGTGGCCTCTTCGTGACGAGGATGTGCCAACCACACCCATCCCCCGAGAGGTGGAGATGGAGATTATCCGCCGAATCAACCCAGACCTAACAGTGGAGAATGTGGCAAGGCACACCGCTGTGATGAAGAGGCTGGAGGAAGAGCGTACGCAAAAGAACAAGGCGGGGTCTTCGGCCCAGCACAGTGCACGCAGCAGGAGGGGGAGGGGCCACAGGAGAGCGCCACATGGTAAGTCCCGCTCACACAGCAAACCCCGAACCTCCAGGGGAGACCCGTCCGAGGGTTCAAACTGGGACCTGGTGTTCATGGAAAGGGATTACCGCTTCTTTAGCCACTCGTTAGTCCGCTCGCCTCGGGAGGCCATGTACACCATGGAGCGCAGGCGAAGTGGAGGCGCAGCGTACCTGGTCCATAGTAACCCCAACATTACTGAATCGTACTGCCCTGTTACCCCTGAGTGGGATGTGTCTGGGGAGCTAGCTAAGAGGAGAACGGAGATGCCCTTCCCTGAGCCCTCACGTGGGACGTGCCAGTCCAGAGTGCAAAGAAGTCACAGTCACAATCAGGACAGGAAGTCGCGGCACGAGAGGTCAGATCAAGCTAAAGAACGCTCTCGGTCCATGGACAACTCCCTCAAGGGCCCGACACTGGGGGCGCCAGAAGACTTTGACCCCAGTCTTGAGGAGCGTAGTCATTACTACACTGATGACGGCACCCTGCGGGCCACGCAGAAGTCCTCCCACTACTCAAGGATCATGTTCTCTGCTGCTAAGTTCCACTCTGATTTTAATGTGCCTGATTTGGGGAAAGGGAGTTTGGACGAGTCAAGGATCCGGAGTACGATGGAGAGGAACAAAAGCAGAGACAGCTTGCCAACGTACAATGAGCTAATGGGACTTTCTCCTAAGCCCTCAACAGATGAGTACTTCCAGTGCAATACGTCAAATGAAACAATCCTAACTGCCCCTTCGCCTCAGGCAAAATCAGAATATGACACATTAACCTCATCAGGGGGACTCCGAAAGGGCTCTCCGGCTGACCGCCAAACGCCTCACCTCACCTCTCCTCACACGATGGAGTACAAAGAGGAATTGTCGGCAGCAAAGGGACAGAACGGCTCGGTCCGACTAACGCCAAGCCAGACGCCAGAGCCGGTGCAAAATGCCCGTTTGACGCCACACCAACACAATGTAGATcctggagggggaggaggtggtaTAGTGATCAAGAGGAAAGAGATCTTCAGCAAGGACACTTTGTTCAAACCTCCACACAATGCCTTGTCCACAGGCTACGTGGACAGCAGCTACACCAAGTCCGGCACATTGCGGAAAGCCTCACATGCCAAATCAACAGAGGCCCTTGACAATCCTGAGCCCCAGCAGCCTTCCAATTCAGCCACTTCCTCAGCGTCACCTGCAGTTTTACAGGGCTGCTTAGAGCCAACAGTCCCCTCAGCCTCCTTTGACTATTATAATGTAtcagatgatgaagaagaagaagaggcagaggaggactCGCACAAAGAGTTGGCGACGGCAGAGGACAACAAAGACCACGGGGAAGGGGGTGGTAACGGTGGAGGCAGTGGTGGCGGCGGGGAGGGAACCATGCAGTGGCTACTGGAGCGGGAGAAGGACCATGATCTGCAGCGGAAACTGGAGACCAATCTGACCTTACTCAGCCCCAAGGAGACCgagaacagcagcagccagaagTCGGCCCACTCTGCCCGTTTAGACAGCATGGACAGCAGCAGTGTCACGGTGGACAGTGGATTCAACTCCCCTAG GACACGTGAAAGCCTTGCATCCAACACATCCAGCATTGTGGAAAGCAATAGACGGCAGAATCCAGCACTGAGCCCTGGCCACATTGGCACCAGTAGTATCGGACTGCCATTCAGCTTTCGCGCCATCCCGGAACCCCCCACCACGCAGCCTGAGAAACTCCAGAAGTCATCGAACTGCCTGGCCTCCATCACCAGCGTCTGA
- the stox2a gene encoding storkhead-box protein 2 isoform X2, with product MKKNRSSNLRRAWPSSELTERPLEHNLSRSEKDIRVQKQHLPPPPPPHFSPSPPSYRAPGDVSPISMSPISQSQFIPLGEILCLAISAMNSAHKPVNQEALVEHLTASFPGVPTPSSEVLRHTLNMLVRERKIYPTPEGYFIVTPQTYFITPSLIRTNNKWYHLDDRLQERQPQQQQQQQQQQPQQCTSPQSGNVTPSTPGCLRERPARKNHNDSYNSYREDPPRHHASALQSKSPKEHRGDSYQSKPPKDHNGGEPPPSTSAKEHRGEPPSYPYPPLPTSPPVQQPPPQEPADKSKSITSFPYKTDTLTKKKEGSGGSGSGEKQSKRFGLRLFRLSFKKDKMRQLATFSAQFPPEEWPLRDEDVPTTPIPREVEMEIIRRINPDLTVENVARHTAVMKRLEEERTQKNKAGSSAQHSARSRRGRGHRRAPHGKSRSHSKPRTSRGDPSEGSNWDLVFMERDYRFFSHSLVRSPREAMYTMERRRSGGAAYLVHSNPNITESYCPVTPEWDVSGELAKRRTEMPFPEPSRGTCQSRVQRSHSHNQDRKSRHERSDQAKERSRSMDNSLKGPTLGAPEDFDPSLEERSHYYTDDGTLRATQKSSHYSRIMFSAAKFHSDFNVPDLGKGSLDESRIRSTMERNKSRDSLPTYNELMGLSPKPSTDEYFQCNTSNETILTAPSPQAKSEYDTLTSSGGLRKGSPADRQTPHLTSPHTMEYKEELSAAKGQNGSVRLTPSQTPEPVQNARLTPHQHNVDPGGGGGGIVIKRKEIFSKDTLFKPPHNALSTGYVDSSYTKSGTLRKASHAKSTEALDNPEPQQPSNSATSSASPAVLQGCLEPTVPSASFDYYNVSDDEEEEEAEEDSHKELATAEDNKDHGEGGGNGGGSGGGGEGTMQWLLEREKDHDLQRKLETNLTLLSPKETENSSSQKSAHSARLDSMDSSSVTVDSGFNSPRTRESLASNTSSIVESNRRQNPALSPGHIGTSSIGLPFSFRAIPEPPTTQPEKLQKSSNCLASITSV from the exons ATGAAGAAGAACCGTAGCAGCAATCTGCGGCGGGCCTGGCCCAGCTCGGAGCTTACCGAACGCCCGCTGGAGCACAATCTCTCCCGTAGTGAGAAAGACATCCGTGTGCAGAAGCAGcatcttcctccccctcctcctcctcatttctCTCCGTCCCCGCCAAGTTATCGTGCGCCAG GTGACGTGTCTCCGATCAGTATGTCACCTATCAGCCAGTCACAGTTCATCCCGCTGGGGGAGATCTTGTGCCTGGCCATCTCTGCTATGAACTCTGCCCACAAGCCTGTCAACCAGGAGGCTCTGGTGGAGCACCTCACTGCCAGCTTCCCAG GCGTGCCTACACCCAGCTCGGAGGTTCTGCGACATACCCTGAACATGCTGGTGCGAGAGAGGAAGATCTATCCAACTCCAGAGGGCTACTTCATTGTCACTCCCCAGACCTACTTTATCACTCCCTCCCTCATCAGAACCAACAACAAGTGGTATCACCTGGATGATCGGCTGCAAGAGCGCCAAccgcaacagcagcagcagcagcagcagcagcaacctcAGCAATGCACTTCGCCTCAGTCTGGCAACGTCACACCATCCACACCTGGCTGCTTGAGAGAGAGGCCTGCACGAAAGAATCATAATGACTCATATAATTCCTATCGCGAAGACCCGCCCAGACATCACGCCTCTGCGCTCCAAAGTAAGTCACCAAAGGAGCACAGGGGAGATTCCTATCAAAGTAAACCGCCCAAGGACCACAATGGTGGAGAACCTCCACCGAGCACGTCAGCCAAGGAGCACCGAGGAGAACCGCCGTCATACCCCTATCCCCCTCTCCCCACTTCCCCTCCTGTCCAGCAACCGCCGCCTCAAGAGCCAGCCGATAAGAGCAAAAGCATCACTTCTTTCCCTTATAAAACTGACACTCTGaccaaaaagaaagaaggaagtgGTGGCAGCGGAAGTGGTGAGAAGCAGTCCAAAAGGTTTGGGCTCAGACTCTTCAGACTGAGTTTCAAGAAGGACAAAATGAGACAGTTGGCCACCTTCTCAGCCCAGTTCCCCCCAGAGGAGTGGCCTCTTCGTGACGAGGATGTGCCAACCACACCCATCCCCCGAGAGGTGGAGATGGAGATTATCCGCCGAATCAACCCAGACCTAACAGTGGAGAATGTGGCAAGGCACACCGCTGTGATGAAGAGGCTGGAGGAAGAGCGTACGCAAAAGAACAAGGCGGGGTCTTCGGCCCAGCACAGTGCACGCAGCAGGAGGGGGAGGGGCCACAGGAGAGCGCCACATGGTAAGTCCCGCTCACACAGCAAACCCCGAACCTCCAGGGGAGACCCGTCCGAGGGTTCAAACTGGGACCTGGTGTTCATGGAAAGGGATTACCGCTTCTTTAGCCACTCGTTAGTCCGCTCGCCTCGGGAGGCCATGTACACCATGGAGCGCAGGCGAAGTGGAGGCGCAGCGTACCTGGTCCATAGTAACCCCAACATTACTGAATCGTACTGCCCTGTTACCCCTGAGTGGGATGTGTCTGGGGAGCTAGCTAAGAGGAGAACGGAGATGCCCTTCCCTGAGCCCTCACGTGGGACGTGCCAGTCCAGAGTGCAAAGAAGTCACAGTCACAATCAGGACAGGAAGTCGCGGCACGAGAGGTCAGATCAAGCTAAAGAACGCTCTCGGTCCATGGACAACTCCCTCAAGGGCCCGACACTGGGGGCGCCAGAAGACTTTGACCCCAGTCTTGAGGAGCGTAGTCATTACTACACTGATGACGGCACCCTGCGGGCCACGCAGAAGTCCTCCCACTACTCAAGGATCATGTTCTCTGCTGCTAAGTTCCACTCTGATTTTAATGTGCCTGATTTGGGGAAAGGGAGTTTGGACGAGTCAAGGATCCGGAGTACGATGGAGAGGAACAAAAGCAGAGACAGCTTGCCAACGTACAATGAGCTAATGGGACTTTCTCCTAAGCCCTCAACAGATGAGTACTTCCAGTGCAATACGTCAAATGAAACAATCCTAACTGCCCCTTCGCCTCAGGCAAAATCAGAATATGACACATTAACCTCATCAGGGGGACTCCGAAAGGGCTCTCCGGCTGACCGCCAAACGCCTCACCTCACCTCTCCTCACACGATGGAGTACAAAGAGGAATTGTCGGCAGCAAAGGGACAGAACGGCTCGGTCCGACTAACGCCAAGCCAGACGCCAGAGCCGGTGCAAAATGCCCGTTTGACGCCACACCAACACAATGTAGATcctggagggggaggaggtggtaTAGTGATCAAGAGGAAAGAGATCTTCAGCAAGGACACTTTGTTCAAACCTCCACACAATGCCTTGTCCACAGGCTACGTGGACAGCAGCTACACCAAGTCCGGCACATTGCGGAAAGCCTCACATGCCAAATCAACAGAGGCCCTTGACAATCCTGAGCCCCAGCAGCCTTCCAATTCAGCCACTTCCTCAGCGTCACCTGCAGTTTTACAGGGCTGCTTAGAGCCAACAGTCCCCTCAGCCTCCTTTGACTATTATAATGTAtcagatgatgaagaagaagaagaggcagaggaggactCGCACAAAGAGTTGGCGACGGCAGAGGACAACAAAGACCACGGGGAAGGGGGTGGTAACGGTGGAGGCAGTGGTGGCGGCGGGGAGGGAACCATGCAGTGGCTACTGGAGCGGGAGAAGGACCATGATCTGCAGCGGAAACTGGAGACCAATCTGACCTTACTCAGCCCCAAGGAGACCgagaacagcagcagccagaagTCGGCCCACTCTGCCCGTTTAGACAGCATGGACAGCAGCAGTGTCACGGTGGACAGTGGATTCAACTCCCCTAG GACACGTGAAAGCCTTGCATCCAACACATCCAGCATTGTGGAAAGCAATAGACGGCAGAATCCAGCACTGAGCCCTGGCCACATTGGCACCAGTAGTATCGGACTGCCATTCAGCTTTCGCGCCATCCCGGAACCCCCCACCACGCAGCCTGAGAAACTCCAGAAGTCATCGAACTGCCTGGCCTCCATCACCAGCGTCTGA